One region of Salvelinus sp. IW2-2015 linkage group LG6.1, ASM291031v2, whole genome shotgun sequence genomic DNA includes:
- the LOC111965247 gene encoding nuclear receptor subfamily 0 group B member 2 — protein MDNVCQCTDYDDRQSNAILYNILNRENYKSSHNSLNYNFMPRRCNCEMRRTVCLKSPADICQGASGVLVKTIHFMKNLPAFNQLPLNDQLSLLQSCWVPLFILGLAQEGMNFDVIDTPVDSMLKRILLNSQESSETEREQPTLAGVNKLKSCLKKFWSLDLSPKEYAYLKGTMIFNPDVKDLKAALFVEDLQQEAQHALREVVQSLHPGDRGRFAGILLAASMLKTITPNLITELFFRPVIGQADLLDFLVDMLFSR, from the exons ATGGATAACGTATGTCAATGTACAGACTACGATGATAGGCAGTCAAATGCTATCCTTTACAACATCCTCAATCGAGAAAATTACAAGTCAAGCCACAACAGCCTGAACTACAACTTCATGCCTCGTAGATGCAACTGTGAGATGCGACGGACAGTGTGCTTGAAAAGTCCGGCAGACATTTGCCAAGGGGCATCGGGAGTGCTGGTGAAAACAATTCACTTCATGAAGAACTTACCTGCTTTCAACCAACTCCCACTGAACGATCAACTGTCGCTCCTCCAAAGTTGCTGGGTGCCACTCTTTATTTTGGGTCTGGCCCAGGAAGGCATGAACTTTGACGTCATCGACACCCCTGTCGATAGCATGCTGAAAAGAATCCTCTTGAATTCTCAAGAGAGCtcagagacggaaagagagcAGCCCACCTTGGCTGGTGTGAACAAACTCAAGTCATGCCTCAAAAAGTTCTGGAGTCTGGATTTAAGTCCAAAGGAGTACGCATACCTCAAGGGCACCATGATATTTAACCCAG ATGTGAAAGACCTAAAGGCAGCTCTATTCGTGGAGGACTTACAGCAGGAGGCTCAGCATGCTCTGAGGGAGGTGGTCCAATCACTCCACCCTGGGGACCGAGGCCGCTTCGCTGGCATCCTGCTCGCGGCCTCCATGCTCAAGACCATCACACCCAACCTCATCACCGAGCTCTTCTTCCGTCCTGTCATTGGTCAAGCAGATCTACTGGACTTCCTGGTCGATATGCTCTTCAGTAGGTAG
- the LOC111964684 gene encoding zinc finger protein 407-like, which yields MDXELRSGKEINEDKVPHHGDXGSVSTEEMESXGIPSLAKRPRPDDVTADSTGEIEEDIGGXVADGKESDQPPRAEVNITPETCYGCACPICGFVAKTPTSLKIHSKRKHTGRGKTRAVSSAEVLVEIDGSTTGATAXSSNXKTGGDTEWKVSSSERQQDATESQGTEAGGSEGEVTTIIAKEEIAEKQGTGRDTFDRKVTPIXTEEIAEEEQEKTPGKKMVGKRGPKPKTIHXCSYCGHEFKDKPSLDTHIKRSHTKETNYFCEFCLYACVAKCDYEKHCLSNKHNKRVTESRESSGLSSPMDKKTAEQAQIFASTXTQTRASKRALGARFQLQCGSCEFRVSNSALLESHARLKRHGEHRFLCNVCRYYTATSEWMDTHVSSESHRRVAEEKNAGSSFEDCVEKVSIDAVGDDMLTDDVAVGLIGHDGELHPDVNEEAVEAAKAMLENMEEHMDERIPPKRRRGRPKGPAATTCEYCGLLASNSTNLNVHIRRKHSRQYSYTCRLCSYNCVTKGDMDRHCVTKKHLKRMEDASSDGQVDLDTSVQVVSTESGSQASEGEALHQNSPVSGGSKGEGGATDKEGELSQDDDKAQVSSPKKSKYDLVNSCSHCKFVAHSIPSLDLHVKRRHTRDFEFVCLACSYYAVTRREMSRHASTDKHKQKSEVYLENLESFVAKDLAQPEEEATELGNRADPDGDNNARTEDPSLSVPPDTDMEQPTNTDTTTDQPNIIDTDQPTDTDTDQPNNTDTDQLPIIDAEQPTDTDADQPTDTDQPNNTDTDQPPIIDAEQPTDTDADQPTDTDQPNDTDKDQPPCTDTDQPTNTDTDQSKYIDQPNITDINQPNITDTDQPPITDTEQPTDPATDQPTYTEHVTTNPTQTSDVLSNEHATPIVEVSGTVVEENMEIQVAGEASGGGSEQTSNEAPGTIEPQEAPAEITITPPEEGQKEGAEAEPEPVCSDDDVEMADEKPDISYPEKQLTRALPFDACIVPLKSLTEAELALHEERMAHSVEGHSGPAVSGLAGAGSFQKIKRTKPVGASGLSKGLTPNPRIRCEDCGFMADGMSGLNVHISMKHPSKEKHFHCMLCGKSFYTESNLHQHLTSAAHLRNEQASIEELPEGGATFKCVKCTDPFETEQELFVHIKEKHEELLREVNKYVLEDTEQINREREENQGSVCKHCGKVCKSSNSMAFLAHIRTHTGSKPFKCKICSFATAQLGDARNHVKRHLGMREYKCHICG from the exons ATGGACRGAGAATTAAGGTCAGGGAAGGAAATTAACGAGGACAAGGTGCCTCATCATGGTGACASAGGAagtgtctccacagaggaaatggAGAGTGRAGGAATTCCTTCCCTAGCAAAGAGGCCCAGGCCTGATGATGTCACAGCTGACAGCACAGGAGAGATTGAGGAGGACATCGGCGGTGASGTGGCTGATGGGAAGGAGTCAGACCAGCCTCCTCGGGCTGAGGTGAACATTACCCCGGAGACATGTTACGGCTGTGCCTGTCCCATCTGTGGCTTTGTGGCCAAAACGCCAACTTCCTTGAAGATTCACTCCAAGAGGAAGCACACTGGTAGAGGAAAGACCAGGGCTGTGAGCTCAGCTGAGGTACTTGTTGAAATAGATGGCTCCACAACCGGAGCAACAGCACRGAGTTCAAATKACAAGACAGGTGGAGACACTGAGTGGAAAGTGAGCAGCAGTGAGAGACAGCAGGATGCCACAGAGAGTCAGGGCACAGAGGCAGGAGGTTCTGAGGGGGAGGTGACTACAATAATAGCCAAAGAGGAAATTGCTGAGAAACAAGGRACAGGGAGAGATACTTTTGACAGGAAGGTGACTCCAATAGSTACAGAGGAGATTGCAGAGGAGGAGCAAGAAAAGACCCCCGGTAAGAAGATGGTAGGTAAACGGGGCCCCAAGCCAAAGACTATACATRCTTGCAGCTACTGTGGTCACGAGTTTAAGGACAAGCCGAGCCTAGATACACACATCAAGAGAAGCCACACCAAGGAGACGAATTACTTCTGTGAATTCTGCTTGTACGCCTGTGTGGCAAAGTGCGACTACGAAAAGCACTGTCTTAGTAACAAGCACAACAAACGAGTCACGGAAAGCAGGGAATCCTCTGGCCTCTCGTCACCCATGGACAAGAAGACAGCCGAACAGGCTCAAATCTTTGCCTCCACGAYGACTCAGACCCGGGCGTCCAAGCGTGCGCTCGGTGCCAGGTTCCAGCTGCAGTGCGGGAGTTGCGAATTCAGGGTCAGCAACTCTGCTTTGCTGGAGAGCCACGCTCGGCTTAAGCGCCATGGCGAGCATCGCTTCCTCTGTAACGTCTGCCGCTACTACACCGCGACATCCGAGTGGATGGACACACATGTGTCCTCGGAGAGCCACCGGCGTGTGGCTGAGGAGAAAAACGCAGGGTCCTCCTTTGAGGACTGCGTTGAGAAGGTGAGCATAGATGCGGTCGGTGACGACATGCTGACAGATGACGTGGCTGTAGGGCTCATCGGACATGATGGAGAGCTGCACCCTGATGTTAATGAGGAAGCTGTCGAGGCTGCGAAAGCCATGTTGGAGAACATGGAAGAGCACATGGACGAGAGAATCCCTcccaagaggaggagaggcaggccAAAGGGGCCCGCTGCAACTACATGTGAATACTGTGGACTTCTCGCCTCCAATAGTACCAATCTAAACGTGCATATTCGTCGTAAGCACAGCCGGCAGTACAGCTACACCTGCAGGCTTTGTTCTTACAACTGTGTGACGAAAGGCGACATGGACCGACACTGTGTCACAAAGAAGCACCTTAAACGCATGGAGGATGCTAGCAGCGATGGCCAAGTGGACCTGGATACGTCAGTGCAGGTCGTGAGTACAGAGTCAGGCTCTCAGGCCAGCGAGGGTGAGGCTCTACATCAGAATAGTCCAGTCAGTGGAGGGTccaaaggagagggaggggccaCGGACAAAGAAGGAGAGCTGTCGCAAGACGACGACAAAGCACAAGTTAGCAGCCCGAAAAAGAGCAAGTACGACTTGGTCAACTCCTGCAGCCATTGCAAGTTCGTAGCTCATTCGATTCCCTCCCTCGACCTCCACGTGAAGAGGAGACACACCCGGGACTTTGAGTTTGTGTGCCTGGCGTGCAGCTACTATGCGGTCACGCGCCGAGAGATGTCTCGCCACGCCTCCACGGACAAGCATAAGCAGAAGAGTGAGGTCTACCTAGAGAACCTGGAGAGCTTCGTGGCGAAAGACCTGGCGCAGCCGGAGGAGGAGGccacagagctggggaacagagcTGACCCTGATGGTGACAACAATGCTCGCACTGAGGATCCTTCCCTTTCAGTGCCGCCTGACACAGACATGGAGCAGcccactaacacagacacaactacagaccagccTAACATTATAGACACAGACCAacccacagacacagatacagaccaGCCCAACAACACRGACACAGACCAGCTCCCTATCATCGATGCAGAGCAACCCACAGACACAGATGCAGACCAacccacagacacagaccagcccaacaacacagacacagaccagccTCCTATCATCGATGCAGAGCAACCCACAGACACAGATGCAGACCAACCTACAGACACAGACCAGCCCAACGACACAGACAAGGACCAGCCCCCTTGCACTGATACAGACCAACCCACTAACACAGATACAGACCAATCCAAATACATAGACCAGCCCAACATCACTGACATAAACCAGCCCAAcatcacagacacagaccagcCTCCTATCACCGATACAGAGCAACCCACAGACCCAGCTACAGACCAGCCCACATACACCGAGCATGTTACCACTAACCCCACACAGACTTCTGACGTTTTGAGCAACGAGCATGCAACCCCAATAGTGGAAGTTAGTGGCACTGTTGTTGAGGAAAACATGGAGATCCAGGTGGCTGGTGAGGCGTCCGGTGGTGGCTCGGAACAAACCAGCAACGAAGCCCCAGGTACAATTGAGCCTCAGGAAGCACCAGCAGAAATCACCATAACACCGCCYGAGGAAGGCCAGAAGGAAGGGGCCGAGGCGGAGCCAGAGCCAGTCTGTTCCGACGACGACGTTGAGATGGCAGATGAGAAACCTGACATCTCTTACCCAGAGAAACAGCTCACCAGGGCGCTGCCGTTCGACGCTTGCATCGTACCTCTCAAGTCCTTGACTGAAGCYGAGCTGGCTTTGCATGAAGAACGCATGGCTCACTCTGTTGAGGGCCACTCTGGCCCGGCTGTAAGTGGCCTGGCCGGGGCAGGCAGTTTTCAGAAGATCAAAAGAACCAAACCTGTAGGGGCTTCAGGTCTGTCCAAGGGGTTAACTCCCAACCCCCGCATCCGCTGCGAGGACTGTGGCTTCATGGCGGACGGCATGAGCGGCCTCAATGTGCACATCTCCATGAAGCACCCGTCCAAGGAGAAGCACTTCCACTGCATGCTGTGCGGCAAGTCCTTCTACACGGAGAGCAACCTGCACCAGCAYCTGACCAGCGCCGCYCACCTGCGCAACGAGCAGGCCAGCATCGAGGAGCTTCCGGAGGGCGGCGCCACCTTCAAGTGCGTGAAGTGCACGGACCCGTTCGAGACGGAGCAGGAGCTGTTCGTGCACATCAAGGAGAAGCACGAGGAGCTGTTGCGCGAGGTCAACAAGTACGTCCTGGAGGACACGGAGCAGATCAACCGCGAGCGCGAGGAGAACCAGGGCAGCGTGTGCAAGCACTGCGGCAAGGTGTGCAAGAGCAGCAACTCCATGGCCTTCCTGGCGCACATCCGGACACACACAG GATCGAAGCCGTTCAAGTGCAAAATCTGCAGCTTTGCCACCGCCCAGCTGGGTGACGCCAGGAACCACGTGAAGAGACATCTGGGCATGAGAGAGTACAAGTGCCACATCTGTGGGTGA